In Schistocerca gregaria isolate iqSchGreg1 chromosome 9, iqSchGreg1.2, whole genome shotgun sequence, a single genomic region encodes these proteins:
- the LOC126291417 gene encoding replication protein A 70 kDa DNA-binding subunit-like — MSWHLTEGAVATLMQGGAIERPVMQIVDSLRVIDRDHETYQLMVSDGSHMSSMAMLSTQWNARMRSGQLSLYSVVTVNRFKMINYAEDGDEKRIMLIHNLTVVAKGTEVGKEIGNPVLYTEHEVEPREAAPQYTERQSKTARALSRLRARVLFRETLYRLEPRTAVLQVLLRRRVKQPPLPMRRTLLRAASLPWPPLRAELQHIAEMPPDERRVAVLSVSILRVAARIARGQLPPALRGAGQRVSAPGA; from the exons ACTTTAATGCAAGGTGGTGCCATTGAACGTCCGGTAATGCAGATTGTG GACAGCTTGAGAGTAATAGACAGAGACCATGAGACATATCAGCTTATGGTTTCTGATGGCAGCCACATGAGCAGCATGGCCATGCTTTCAACACAGTGGAATGCCAGGATGAGATCTGGACAGCTGTCACTCTACTCTGTGGTCACAGTGAACCGTTTCAAAATGATTAACTATGCAGAGGACGGAGATGAAAA ACGTATCATGCTCATCCACAACCTGACAGTAGTGGCAAAGGGGACTGAAGTGGGCAAGGAGATTGGCAACCCCGTGTTGTACACAGAGCACGAGGTGGAACCACGTGAGGCGGCACCACAGTACACAGAGCGGCAATCGAAGACTGCGCGTGCGCTGTCGAGACTGCGAGCGAGGGTACTGTTCAGAGAGACACTGTACAGATTGGAACCACGTACGGCGGTACTGCAAGTTTTGTTAAGGCGGAGAGTGAAACAGCCCCCATTGCCGATGCGTCGCACATTGCTGCGTGCAGCGTCTCTGCCCTGGCCGCCACTGCGTGCGGAGTTGCAGCATATAGCGGAAATGCCCCCAGATGAGAGGCGTGTAGCCGTACTCAGTGTATCGATTCTGCGCGTGGCAGCACGGATTGCACGAGGACAGCTGCCACCGGCATTGCGTGGGGCGGGACAGCGAGTATCGGCACCTGGAGCATAG